CATCGAGCCGTCGGTCAGGGAGGTGTAGCGCAGGGAGAGGAAGTCGCGCGGGTAGTTCTGCCGGAGCCGCCAGGGGCCGTAGGAGCCCTGGCGGGGGAGGAGGTTCGCGGCGCGGCGGATGTAGCCCGAGGACAGGTCGACCACAGGTCGCGGCGGAGCGTCGTACTCGCTCGCGTCGATCTCCGGGACGCAGATGCTGGTGCCGGTGCGCTCCAGGTGGTTCAGCAGCCGGCAGACGTACTGCGAGGTGAGGTCGGAGCGCAGGGTCCACGAGTTGTTGGTGTAGCCGATGCACCAGGCGAGGTTCGGGACGCCGCTGAGCATCATGCCCTTGTAGACGAAGGTGTCGTGCGGGTCGACCGGCCGGCCGTCGACGGTCAGCTTGATCTTGCCGAGGGCAACCATTTGCAGGCCGGTCGCGGTCACCACCAGCTCGGCCCGGAGTTCGTCGCCGGAGCGCAGCCGGATGCCGGCCGGGGTGAAGGTCTCGATCTCGTCGGTGACCACCGACGCCGTACCGGCTCGCAATGCCTCGAACAGGTCCGCGTCCGGGACCAGGCAGAGCCGCTGATCCCACGGCTTGTACCGCGGGGTGAAGTGCGGGTCCGCCGGGATGTGCGCCGGGAGTTGCTTGGCGACCGTGCTGTTGAGCAACCAGGCGGCGTGGGCCGGCCACTTCCGGAAGGCGGCGTAGACGGCCGAGCTGAACGCGACGTTCTTCGTCCTGATCAACCTGTGCGCGAGCTTCTCCGGCAGCAGTTGCCGAAGCTTGTCCGAGAAGGCGTCGTGGGCCGGCCGGGACGCGACATAACTCGGGGTGCGCTGCAGCATCGTGACGTGCGCGGCGTCGGGGGCCATCGCCGGCACCAGGGTCACCGCGGTCGCACCGCTGCCGATCACCACGACCCGCTTGCCTGTGTAGTCGAGGTCCTTCGGCCAGTGCTGCGGATGCACCACGGTGCCTTCGAAGCTGTCGAGGCCGGGGAAGGCCACCTGATACCCGGAGTCGTAGTCGTAGTAGCCGGTGCAGACATAGAGGAAGGAGCAGGTGTACGACTCCTGATTCGTCTCCACGGTCCAGAGCGCATCCGCCGACGACCACGACGCCCGTACTACGTGGCGCCCGAACCGGATGTGCTTGTCGATCCCGTAGGTGGCAGCGGTCTCGTGCAGGTACTCCAGGATCGACGGGCCGTCGGCGATCGCCTTGGCCGCGGTCCACGGATGGAACGGGAAGCCGAGCGTGAACATGTCGGAGTCCGAGCGGATGCCCGGATAGCGGAAGAGGTCCCAGGTGCCGCCGAGGTCGTCCCGGCCCTCGAGGACGGCGTACGAGCGGCTGGGAGCCTGGGTCTGCAGCCGGTAGGCGGCGCCGATGCCGGACAGGCCGGCGCCGACGATCAGAACGTCCAGGTGCTCTCTTCGCATGATCGAGATTATCCCGGTCGGTCCTGTCGATTCCGCTCGCGGTCGTTCGTCAGCAAGATGTCCAGTACAAACCCCAGACAAGGGAGCCAGCGATGGCGCAGTACGTGTTCTTGCTGTTCGACACCGAAGAGTTCTACGACAACGTCACGCCCGAGGGCTGGCAGGAGGCGATGAAGTTGCACACCGCCTTCTCGGAGGCGGTCGAGGCGGCCGGTGCCAGCATTCTCGGTGGAGCGGCGCTGGAGAAGTCGTCCACGGCGAGCACGGTGAAGCAGGGCAGCGGCGAGCCGTTGGTCACGGACGGGCCGTTCATCGAGACCAAGGAGGCCCTCGGCGGGTTCTACATCATCGACGCGAAGGATCTCGACCAGGCGCTCGCACTGGCCAAGCTCTGCCCGTCGAACAACGTCGAGGTCCGTCCGGTGATGGACACGTCGGACGGTTCGGCACCGCCGGCGTGACGTCTGCGCGGGAGATTGCGCGGGTCGTGGACGAGGCGCACCGTGGGCATTGGTCCACGGTGCTGGCCTCCACCGTGCGGCTGACCCGGGATCTCGATCTGGCCGAGGACTGCACCCAGGACGCTTTCGTCCAGGCGCTGCGGACCTGGCCGGACGGGATCCCGGCCAACCAGGCCGGTTGGCTCACCACGGTCGCCCGGCGGTTCGCGCTCGACCGGCTGCGGCGGGAGACGACCCTGCGGCGGAAGTTGCCGCTGCTGATCGAGGATGCGGTCTCGCCGGACGACGTCGAGCAGCCGACCGATCCGCTCCGGCTGGTGTTCACCTGCTGTCACCCGGCCCTGGCGCGCGACTCGCAGGTGGCGCTGACCCTACGGTTGATCTGCGGGCTGACCACGCGTGAGGTGGCGGCCGGGTTGCTGATCAGCGAAGCGACGGCGGCCGCGCGGATCACCAGGGCGAAAAAGAAGATCGCGGCCGCAAGCATCCCGTACCGGATCCCGGCCGACGAGGAACTGCCCGAGCGTCTCGACGTGGTGCTGACCGTGGTGCAGTTGGTCTACACCGCCGGGCACGTGGCAGCAGGCCCCGAGCTGACCCGGGCCGATCTGACCGGGCGGGCGCTGGAGTTGGCGGGATTGCTGGTGAGGCTGATGCCGAACGAGCCGGAACCCCAAGCGTTGCTGGGGTTGCTGCAGATGACGCAGGCTCGCGGTGACGCCCGGCTCAGCGAAGACGGCGAGTTGGTGCTGTTGGCCGATCAGGACCGCTCGCGATGGGACGTGCGGCTCCTGGCCGAAGGGGTTTCGCGGGCGACAGCCGCGTTGCAGCGGGGGCACGGACGATTCGCCCTGCAGGCTGCGGTCGCCGGGCTGCATGTGACCGCTCCGTCGTGGGAGCAGACGGACTGGCATCAGGTGGTCCGGATGTACGACGCGATGCTGGTCAGCTGGCCGTCCCCGATCGTCGCCCTGAATCGGGCAGCCGCGCACAGCCTGGTCCCGGGCGCCGACCTGACCGCCGTCCTCGCCGAACTGGATGCCTTGGGCAACGAACCCGCGCTGAAGTCGTACGGCTACCTGCCGGCCGCGCGAGCCGACGTGCTGGCTCGCCTGGGACGCAGGGAGGCGGCCGTCGCGGCGTACGACGAAGCGATCGCCCTGACCGTCAACGGAGCCGAGCAACGGTTCCTCCGACGCCGCCGCGCCGCTCTCGCGGAGTGACCTGCGGATCGTGTTGACTGGATCGTCGTGTCGTCATCGAGTGAGTTCTTCCAGTCGTACGCCGTCGGCCCCATCGAGCCGATCGGTCAGGGCATGGAGGGCGCGGTCTTCGATCTGGGCGGCGACCTGGTCGGGAAGACGTGGTTCCACCGGTCGGCGGCAGAGGTTCGTCCGCTGCAGGCCTTCCTGCTGGAGCTGAGCAGCCAGCGGCTGCCGTTCAGGACGCCGGAGATCCGCGCTGTCGGTGAAGTCGACGGTCGAGCCGTCAGCGTCGAGGTGAAGCTCGCCGGTACGCCGCTACGAGCCGCGCTCGAGTCCGGACTGATCGGCCTGCCGGACGCGCTGGACCTCTTCGTCGGCCTGGTCGCCGCGCTCGCCACCACCTCCGCGGGCGAAGCGACGAAGGCATTGCCGGTCATCAGTGCGTCCGAGCCCTTCTGGCCACCTTCACCCGCCACGCCGCCCGAGTTGGTCTGGGGGCATGCGCTGGCCGAGTTGGTGTTGCGGCGGAGCCTGGCGGGGCGTCCGTTCCTTTCGGCGGACGTCGACGGGTTCGACGAACTCGTGGAGCGCGTCGTCGGCCGGCTTCGGGAGATCGTCGTCGACGAGCCGAGCATCGTTCACGGCGACATCTGTCAGCCGAACGTGCTGGTCAACGCGGCGGGGGAGGTCGCTCTGCTCGACTGGGGTTTCCTCACGACCGCCGGCGACAACACCTTCGATGCCGCGACCGCCGCCGGCTTCTTCGAGATGTACGGCCCGGATGCCGAGAGCCTGGACGCCGAGCTCCTGGCGCGCTTCGAGAAGCTCGGGCACCCGCTGGATCGCATGCACCTCTATCGGGTCGCCTACGCCATCATCACGGCGACGATCTACAGCCCGGACGCTCGCGACGGGCATTACCAGTGGTGCCTGCGCGACCTGACGAAGTTTGGCCCGACCATCAGGTGATCGGGTTGCCGTCGCGGAGATGGTGCAGGGGAGTCGGCGATTCGAGGATCACCGGCAGCCGGCGCTGGTTGAGCGGGCTGACGAGGCCGGTGAGCTCGTCGGCGGCGTACCAGTCGAGACCGAGGATCTCGAAGCCGTCCGGGTGCAGGCTGTCGATGAAAGACGGGTCGTGGACGCCACCGTCGTACAGGATCTCGATCGCGTCGCCCCAGCCCTCCCAGCGGGGCAGCCAGTCGATCGCGAGAACACCGAGCAGCGGGAGGGAGACGCCCAGTTCCTCCTCCATCTCGCGGAGCGCGCCGGTCGCGGGGTCTTCGTCCGGCTCGACCACGCCACCGGGTAGTTCGAGGTCGCGCTTGTAGCTGACCTTGCACAGCAGCACCCGACCGCCGGTGTCGCGGACCACCACGTGCGCGATCACCCGCTTCTTCGGCAGCACCGAGTCCATCAGCGCGGTCCACCCGGTCACCGTGTCCGCGCGTGGGTCGTCGTGGCGCAGGCCGTAGATCGCCAGATCCCGGCGCTCGCCCTGCAAGGTGGCGCCGCCTCGCAGCAGTCCCTCGCGCCGGAACCCGGAGCGGATCGCCACCCGGGCGGACGCGCGGTTCTCCGGATCCACCTCGACCTGCAGCCGCTCCAGCCCGAGCTCACCGAAGGCGTACACGACCAGCAGTTGTACTGCGCGCTGCGCGACGTGGCGCCCCCGGTACGGCTTGAAGGTCGACCAGGTGATGTTGCCGACGCCTTCCGAGGTACGCCGTACCGCGACCGTCCCGACCGGACCCGGGACGCCGGCCAGCTCGACGACGAAGGTCACCAGCGACCGATCCTCGGCGTACA
The window above is part of the Kribbella voronezhensis genome. Proteins encoded here:
- a CDS encoding phosphotransferase family protein, which encodes MSSSSEFFQSYAVGPIEPIGQGMEGAVFDLGGDLVGKTWFHRSAAEVRPLQAFLLELSSQRLPFRTPEIRAVGEVDGRAVSVEVKLAGTPLRAALESGLIGLPDALDLFVGLVAALATTSAGEATKALPVISASEPFWPPSPATPPELVWGHALAELVLRRSLAGRPFLSADVDGFDELVERVVGRLREIVVDEPSIVHGDICQPNVLVNAAGEVALLDWGFLTTAGDNTFDAATAAGFFEMYGPDAESLDAELLARFEKLGHPLDRMHLYRVAYAIITATIYSPDARDGHYQWCLRDLTKFGPTIR
- a CDS encoding RNA polymerase sigma factor; its protein translation is MTSAREIARVVDEAHRGHWSTVLASTVRLTRDLDLAEDCTQDAFVQALRTWPDGIPANQAGWLTTVARRFALDRLRRETTLRRKLPLLIEDAVSPDDVEQPTDPLRLVFTCCHPALARDSQVALTLRLICGLTTREVAAGLLISEATAAARITRAKKKIAAASIPYRIPADEELPERLDVVLTVVQLVYTAGHVAAGPELTRADLTGRALELAGLLVRLMPNEPEPQALLGLLQMTQARGDARLSEDGELVLLADQDRSRWDVRLLAEGVSRATAALQRGHGRFALQAAVAGLHVTAPSWEQTDWHQVVRMYDAMLVSWPSPIVALNRAAAHSLVPGADLTAVLAELDALGNEPALKSYGYLPAARADVLARLGRREAAVAAYDEAIALTVNGAEQRFLRRRRAALAE
- a CDS encoding flavin-containing monooxygenase: MRREHLDVLIVGAGLSGIGAAYRLQTQAPSRSYAVLEGRDDLGGTWDLFRYPGIRSDSDMFTLGFPFHPWTAAKAIADGPSILEYLHETAATYGIDKHIRFGRHVVRASWSSADALWTVETNQESYTCSFLYVCTGYYDYDSGYQVAFPGLDSFEGTVVHPQHWPKDLDYTGKRVVVIGSGATAVTLVPAMAPDAAHVTMLQRTPSYVASRPAHDAFSDKLRQLLPEKLAHRLIRTKNVAFSSAVYAAFRKWPAHAAWLLNSTVAKQLPAHIPADPHFTPRYKPWDQRLCLVPDADLFEALRAGTASVVTDEIETFTPAGIRLRSGDELRAELVVTATGLQMVALGKIKLTVDGRPVDPHDTFVYKGMMLSGVPNLAWCIGYTNNSWTLRSDLTSQYVCRLLNHLERTGTSICVPEIDASEYDAPPRPVVDLSSGYIRRAANLLPRQGSYGPWRLRQNYPRDFLSLRYTSLTDGSMRFKQAA
- a CDS encoding YciI family protein, with the protein product MAQYVFLLFDTEEFYDNVTPEGWQEAMKLHTAFSEAVEAAGASILGGAALEKSSTASTVKQGSGEPLVTDGPFIETKEALGGFYIIDAKDLDQALALAKLCPSNNVEVRPVMDTSDGSAPPA
- a CDS encoding NUDIX hydrolase; this encodes MTGVPPQPTLSDGELTLRPWRAEDIEVAHGLTDDEIVRWFDLDGVTPRDGLAAALDRWRRLYAEDRSLVTFVVELAGVPGPVGTVAVRRTSEGVGNITWSTFKPYRGRHVAQRAVQLLVVYAFGELGLERLQVEVDPENRASARVAIRSGFRREGLLRGGATLQGERRDLAIYGLRHDDPRADTVTGWTALMDSVLPKKRVIAHVVVRDTGGRVLLCKVSYKRDLELPGGVVEPDEDPATGALREMEEELGVSLPLLGVLAIDWLPRWEGWGDAIEILYDGGVHDPSFIDSLHPDGFEILGLDWYAADELTGLVSPLNQRRLPVILESPTPLHHLRDGNPIT